One genomic segment of Laspinema palackyanum D2c includes these proteins:
- a CDS encoding ribbon-helix-helix domain-containing protein, producing the protein MSKRIQVILSDRAAADLEEWAHSEGRSVSNLSAYLLERAIEEARHQGRLKNYPKNPPQSSSEQ; encoded by the coding sequence ATGAGCAAACGGATCCAAGTCATCCTGTCAGATAGGGCAGCAGCAGACCTAGAAGAATGGGCGCATTCTGAAGGTCGCTCTGTCTCCAATCTTTCTGCTTACCTGCTAGAGAGGGCAATAGAGGAAGCTAGGCATCAGGGGCGTCTCAAAAACTACCCCAAAAATCCTCCGCAGTCATCATCAGAGCAGTAA